In Synchiropus splendidus isolate RoL2022-P1 chromosome 7, RoL_Sspl_1.0, whole genome shotgun sequence, the genomic window CACAGCTCCACCATCAGAGGGAACCTTCCAAAAAGAGgaccctcactcatgaacaagaccccaagatactgaCCCATCTCACTAAGAACTAGTAAAATTGCTGCAGAAAACCTTGTTACGCTGCAGCAAGGATTTTCCGTGAACATCGACAGGAGCTTAGTTCGAGTGTTGCTTTTTTCTCCCCCCTCCTTCCACTTATTCTCTGACCATCGACCGCTACTTCTGTCCTCTCTGTTAATCTTTGTATATTTACCGGACGTGTGTAACAAAATTTCGTTGTTACTACTTGTGGTACAATGACAAATCAAGGCGCATTCAATTCAAAACCGTGTCCCCATGTAAAGACAAAATTATGAAACAGAGCCACCTGCTGGCAACACTTCGTACTGGAACATTTTACGATGCCTTAAAGACGATGGTCACCACTGTTTAATAACGTGCGAAtgttagtttgtgtgtgtgtgagtatgaaTGTCCATGCGTGTTAACTAGCATATCTGTGTGCTTGAGTGcatacgtgtgtgtttgtgtgtgtgagtgagtgcacTGTGTGTGTTCTCACCTGTTGAAGGTTTCTTCCAGCTGTTGTGGCAAGACAGCAAAGTTGAAGGCGCAGAACGACTGAGGCAGAAAAACCTCTGTGTTCCTGCGAAGCTCCACAGGAGGGTTGGTCATGACCGGAGCCGAGCTGCCGAAAAACTGGTAGAAGTATCTGAAAATCAAACAACGAAAGTCTGCTTCCAAAGATCCTTGAAAATGCTGTCTTTGATTGACAGGACTGCTGCGCAGCGATGGACTGACCTCAGTGTGGCAGCGACAGGGTGAGTCAAGCTGAAGCGGCTCAGACTCCGCAGGTCGAGGGAGAAGCagtagtgatgagctgatgaggggATGGACACCTTCGGAGCAGAGACGCTGACAGAAGAGGCTCCTGTTACTGCTGCAGGAGCGTCTGTATCTGACCAGCACCAACCAACACGGTCCAGCGTGAGATGAGAAACAGTAGCACATCAGTTACAGTAGCATGAAGACGTTAACACCCCTGTTTCCTCAGTTAGCCTACGCCGCCCTCTGCTGACGATCTGACACAACTACTCTTTAAAGAACATCAATACTCGAGGCGCCAGTCCAGAGGGACTCCTCTCACCCGCAGGACCTTGAGGATTACGATGCTCCTCTAACAAACTCTCCACTTCACTCTCAGTGTGGATGGACGGAGGAGACACTGGAGGAACCGGCGCCACGTCGGGGGGTTTGGCCACCGGAGAAGAAGTGCGATGCGCCACTTCGACAGGACGGAGGGTGACGGAGGTCCGCACAGGTGAGGTGGGCGCGGCTTCACCAACGGCTTTAGCTGCTGGGTTCTAAACCAGACATCCAAGTGTCAATGGAGATGCAAAGATCCATCAAACATGGCAAGGCAAGGAGGTCACATGCTCAGCCACGTTCAACTGGAAAAACAGGCACCTGTGATGACACGTCCTCCCTCCTGAGAGTCAGCTCCAGGCCTACAGTGGGCTGCAGGTCAGCGGGCAGCGCCAGCTTCTCTGTGAAGTCCGTTGGTCGAAGGGCAAATGTCTGGCTCATTGTCGCCGCCCTGTTGTCAAGCGGGAGGTCAGCCAGAGCTGAGAGGGCGACGTCAGCGCTGCCCAGCGAGTGATTCCCGCAGCACAGGTGGATCTGCAGACAGAGAGCGTTATCCCCGCACACACCAGGAGGGAGCGTGATGGCAGCACACCTGTAAAGACGGCTCATGGGCCAGGAAGAGCCTCACGATCTGCTCGCTGCTGCGGATCCGCACCGAGGCGCGCTCCGGCTGGAAGTCGGGGCTCAGCAGGTTGTGGAAGGGCTCAGTCGTGACGTCGTTGCCAAGTAATGAGTAGTAGAAGTAGAACTCGGGGCCCTCGGCCGACAGCTTGACCTTGCTGGAGATCAGCTAGGAGGATTCAGAGAGACAAGTGTCAATGATGTGGACAATGATGTGGACAGAGACAGACTTTCACAGGTTTAACTGGTCCAACTGTGGCGAGGAAACAACGCAcactttattattttacagttcCACATCTAGGATCTTATTCAGATCAGAAACCGGTGGACCCAGATCTTTCACGACTCAGAGCGATGACACCATCGTGTTTCATAGAGTCCCAGCCAACGAGGACATGGTGCGGTCACACCTCAATAAACTGAAATATGGCATTCATATTCCAGTCTTCTCAATGGGTCAAATTTATCTGGGTCAAATGGTCACGATCTAGTCccaggaaacttttttttttatattaacatTGATAAATATCAGTTAACAGCTGTAACAGAGATATTCATATAGACTATCGTTATCAGCCTGAATTCTTGCATCATGAATTCAATGCATTCTATCTCTTGTGTGAGTGAGTCTGTGTGCATGATGAACTCATATTTAGCATGGCAGACCAGGAAGAAattgtgagtcacatgacacaagGCAGGCAAAAGGTTTCCAACAGCAATCATGGACCAAATCCAGGTTCACTTACTCATATTATTACCATTGTACCACTGTAAACTGTACCTCAGGCAAGTCTCTGGCGTGGGATTCAAATAAAGCCAATgacttgtgttttctttgctccGCCCCTTATTTGTCTATCTGCTCAAGTGCAGTGAGACAGCGGGTAAATAGTTTTGCATTGTCCTGTTTTAACTGAGACAAACCACGGACCACAACAAACTCGAACAGCTACTAAAGATCCAGCTCCTGTAAACCTGTCATGACAGCCACCTTTACAATCACGCCACTCTTGACTTTCAGCCTGGTGTGTCTGAAGTCAGACTTTCTTACCTGCTCCAACTTGTTCATGCAGATGACGGTCACAGAGAGGACGAACATGTCCCTGCAGTGATCGGCAGGTCCGACTTGGTGGTAGCCCTGGTCAGGAACCAGCACCGCCTCCAACCTCTCTGGCAGCAGACCAGCGACCGTTGCAGCCCCTGTCGACAACAGTCAGTTGAATCACCGCCATAAAAGTCCACTAGCTCTGGGGATACATGACCGGAGCTGACCTTGCCGAGCTGGAGCCTTCTTGGCCTTGAACCCGGTGGGAGAAGGCTTGGCCGGTTTGTTGGTGCCGCTCTCCAACATCAGGCTGACAAGCAGGGCCGGCTTCTGTCTTTGGTACTTACAGTTCAGCAGGGGGAGCCAGCGAGCGTCCTGCCACACAAGCGCAACATGTCACAACAGACGCGCATGATTGAGAGGTCACGGCAGGTCGATTTACCCGTTGGACCTCAGGAGCGGATCGGAGGTCGAGGACGATGTAGCCGACCATCTCTCTGCTCTTGTTCACAGAGTTGACAGCGAAGCACTGGAGCTTGATAGGCGTTCTCTGTAGCCTGGAGACAGAGCTCTTCAATGAGCACAGGAGTCAAACACCAACAATCTTGACGTCTCTCAGTCGGGCAGGGCTCGCTACTGAAGTTCCATGTCATTTATGGCTTGATCATGAAAagtcaacatttgtttttgaaaacagaaaggctatattattattttttcactgTTCGGTGAAGCCAGTTGATAACtcatggtgtttttttgttgtttttatctcAATACAAGTCGAAATGTTTAAATAACAATATGTGGAAACTATTTAACAATAGTAAATGTCTAAATCAGTGAATAATCGTTCTGAATTGTGACAATAATGTTTCCAATCCATCGTACAGTTTGACAGTTCTTTTTCTTGGACTGCTTATCAAATGTTAACGGGACAGGAAATGTCAAAACTCAACTTCGCGACAGTCTCGGAACTATAACTGAAAACCAACCTGTGTTGTTGCAGGTTCCTGCGGTCGATTTCCCAGGCCAGGTCCTGGTTGATCTGCGGTTGTTCTTCGTGCTCTACGGGATCAGTGGACAGCTGACCGACGCCGAAGGTCGCCTGGACCACCAGGCTCAGACTGTTGTTTTTGGGAAAGTTCCGACCTAGTAGGGCGTACCGTGTTTTCAACCCAAATTAGAAGGTTTACAATTTTAATAAAGGAAAGTGGTGAAGCGAGAGTTTCCTTATGGGCGCAAAGGCAGGACGCTCTAGCTGTCATGATGTTTTAACAATAATTGAGACTCAACAAACACGGAAGCTAACTTGAAGTTTCTTACCTTCAACGATCGACACAACGATCAGAAGTTGGTCCGTCTTTGATGCCATGGTGCTTGTTGATGTTGTAGCTCAAACCTCAGCGATATTAAAAGTCATACTGCTCAAAATACTTCTAAAAAACGGACTTGCTGTCCGGAGAGACAGGAAAAAGCCGCTTTGTTGTCAAACTTTGGCGCCACCCATTTCGTCTACTTTGCGGAAGTGACGACAGATACACGAACGAACAATGTGCACTGCCCTCTGCCGGCAGGAGTTCGAAATGCAGCCAAATACATGCAACGTTACGATTTAAAGCAAAGCGTTTTAGGTACAcgaatatttttctttttcttgctccCTCTAATAACTGTAAATGTTGTTgtaattgtaaataaaaactgGATCTTGAATGTCAACAAATCCCGTTAAAGGTGTTGGAAtattaacattgaaatgtttttattcataataaaaTGTGTAAAGCATTTGGAACAGACGGTCAAACTACAAAATGACaagggcatatatatatatatatatataaaggttcTTTAATCATGATTGTTGCCAAACATATGATTTAAGGCATTTACAGTATAAAAAAGCAACAGCAGATCGTTATATGTGTCTTTAACTGGATACCGCAGGAACAAACAAGCAGCTTAACGATGAGCAAACTGTGTAAACAAAGTTCATCTTCAACAATATTTTCAAGTAGAGACGATGCCGGTGAGGTCAGGGGCGTAAGGCCGAGCCGCTCCAGAGGGGATCGGATCAAACAAACAGCACGTTGATCGATGGATGCTCAGAAGATCGGCAGTTTAACAACACAGGTTCGTTGAAGTTCGACAATGTGGATGGAAAAAAGTGTAGCGTGCTGCTGAGGTTCAACGCTGGATGGGTTAAGTTCATGTGAACGATCAGCACCAAGGGCAGAATGTTATTTGATGGTATGGAGGTACCAAAACAGTTCTGTTTAGCGCCCCCTGTTGGACGAAGGGTGTGCACTcatgaagtaaaacaaaaaccCTGACTGAGAGATCAAAGGTGAGACTTCAGGTAGCGTGGGACTTTCATCCTTTTGAATTTTGCTCAGCTTCATTCATGTTCTAACTGAACTACTTCTGTTTTGGTGCTTGCTCTCGCACCTCACTTTCCACGCCAAAACTCCCCCTAAATGTTCCACCGTCCccgtcacacacacaagcgTTTCTACCACAGTTAAATGAATGGATCGGAATGTACATCACACTCCTCACAACGACCCTGAAATAATTCACGATGCCGTCTGATGTTCGGTCACGTTTGCTCCGATCCGATTGTGATTTGCCTCGCTGCACTTTGAACAGACAAAGGAGGGAACAACGTGTTTTAAGGGCACTTGATTGGCATTTGTTTAAATCTCTGATTCTAGAACATTCAACAGGCTTGGTTCCTTGAAGATTAGGTCGCTGTGTGTAAAAGGAAAAGAGGGTTTTGTGTGTTGGAGATTGACAAATTCAGGTTGGATGTAGTAGGACTTCTGCTCTGTGTGTGACCAAGCGGCTCATTTTCAGGAGATCCGATTTCACTTGAGAAAGCTGGACAGGGGCCAAACATCCACACTTTGCACCTCACATGAATCCACAGCTGGGAGCTCCTGGTCCCAGTCCGGGGACAGTATGAGGACAGTAACATGGTGGAGGATCTCCCAGGCCATGATTCCTTCTATTACAAGATCAATGAGAGGTAAGGTTCGCCTCAAGCTGTTGCATTCAAGTGGTTGTCGGGCTGCACAAATCTGTCGACTCAAACCGAGGAATGTGATGCCTGTTTAAGGGTGGAGCTTGGTAACAGCGCTACACCTGCTTCAAATAGGAATACTTTTGTCTCACCCGGAGCTTTCTAAGATATAAAGCTGCGTTTGAAAAAGACGCCCAGCTGCCAGTGTACTGGCATCCCAGTGCACAGGTTTGAGAGAGGGATGGACATGAAGGACATGAAGGGGTGAAGGTGCTCGGCCACGAGTCTGTACAGGATATCTACATCGGCGTGAAGGTTTACTGGCACAGAAAGACGATACAATCAACAGAGTTCACGCTCAAGTACAGTTAGGTCTACAAATGAAGCGCCAGCacgatggagggaggaggaccacGCGGATAAGCATcataaagaagaagaattatATACTTTGTGGCTTGCTAACGTCTCTGCTCAAATAGAGGTTCTTACAAAAACAATCAACACTATTGGATAATGTTAGTAATCTTCAGTACATTCAGTCATATCATCATAATACACTACGATAAATGTGCGTTTTTTTCATAAACACCACAAAGTCTGGATCGCTCGTCCTTCGCTGAGGTTCAAGGTCGCTCCTCCAGATCCAGTGGttcgtttaaaaaaaagtagttgcCATTCATAAGAAATGAGAGTTGTTTCCGGCCTCTCAGCGAGGCAAAGCTTATTCAACACCAAGGAATTGATGTCTGATAAATCTGCCACTCCTCACGTGAGCCGTCGTCACATGACCCTACTTCTTCCCCTCGCTCTCTGCGGAGACAAGAGCAACCAAGAGACAGGACACGTATAAACATCAGTGACATGAAACACCACACGCAATGTTTGTTATTCTCATTTTCTTTCAAAAGGTGAAAGTTGAATTTACATAGCAAAGGTCAGCAGATTTACATGCAACAAACTGCACTGCTGCAATagtcagtccctccaggatatGGCGATGTTGCAATGTCAACGATGAACGCTATTTCAGCCAATCCCCGCGAGTGCAAATTTGACCATCACAGTGACTTTCCCGCCtattccaccaatcacttcagtctttttttgCGCACCCCTTTACGGTGCGGCGTCATAGTCCCTCCCTTCTCGTTGAGATGAAGGCACGTGTGACACCACACACTCTCATTAGCCCGCAAATACTGCCGCCAAGGGTCGTGATTCGCAATGCACTCAAACACTACACGTGgcagacataaacaaacatggctgaccccgCGAtccaccaacgtttggtaagacaAGGACGCAGGTTCCACAATGCAACACAGACTTTCCACGAAGGTTAGAGTGGCCCCCCAGGAGATTGACCCACTTTTTTGTGGCCGGAAACCAGCAACCGCTGAGTTGCGAGTTGTATTTAGAGTGAGAATGACTTGGCAGTTGTTCCTCGACTATGTGTTTTCCAAGTTACAAACGACAAAGAGCAGAATTTTGGCTTTTGAGGTACAAAAATGCTCCTGAGCTGATTCACTCTGTTCACCGTTCATCTGGTAGTGGAAGTATCCTGCATGGTGTGTGTATCGCGTGTTGCCAAATTTGTCTTGAAACTACAGTCCTCAGAAAGCGACGCgatttttaaattaaagtaTGAAATCAGGAAGTGCAGTCCACGATGAATCAGAGAGTTTCACGACACGCAGCAAGAGGACCACCATCCAAGGGCATCAAAATGATTTGTAAGCCGAGAAAAGATGGAGAAAGAAGCTCGCCTGAGAAGCAGCTCACGAGAGACAGAGTCTATCAACTGTGAGGCAGCATTTGTGCTGACGTCTTGACTTTTGAGGGACTGGAACTGATTCACAGCATTTCCATTAACCTCTAAATTAATTTCTCAAATCTAATTTTGGGGAAATTGAGTTTCCAAACCAACACAGATTAAACTTGTAAATCCACAGAGAGCAGATCTTTTTTGGCGTCATGATGACTCAATCAGCAGAGTTACGATGTCAAACCCACCTGTGGATGAGTGTCCTGACACTTGCTGACTGGAGACCAGCGACCTGGAACTTAAACCTTCaagacacaaacagaaatgatCACTGTGTGACTGCAGTAACACCACAGTACACCAACAGCCAGCAGTCGCAGAGAAATAGGAAGAGATTTATGGGTTTGTGTTTGCACCTTTGTAGATGTCGTACTGTCCTGGCATCAGGCTGTAGCTCATGCCCAGGTGTGTGTGGTGGTGCGTGTGAAGGTGCCGGGCGAACGACACGTGATTCCTCTCGTGCTCCATCTCCTGCTCGCCCTCCGGGGAGCCCTTCTCGCCGGGCTGTGTCGAAACACAACAGGTTTAAATCCAACTGCTTCTTTCGACACAAGTGTTGTTCAATGGCAActcaaaggaaaaacaaaaacattccattCACAAACACTGGATTACTACTGTCATCATCTGTCTCAGAACAGTGTTGCAGGTTTTTGCTATCAtctagtttgaaaaaaaaactgtctttgTGACTGCTTTATCAAGATTCATGGATGCTtcatcagtgagtcacagtctGGCTGATCCGtgtcacaaaactaactcagcACTTTACTGGTCTCTAGTGACTCCATGGTACACAGTGTGGAGAGCATTAGAACCCATTATTGCAGCCATGTTTTCTTTCCAGAGTCCAACAGAATTTGGGCATCACATCCTACCTCACTTCTACAGCGCAATGTTACCTCGAAACTGTGCTGAGGTGCAAGGTTAAGAGTTGGATTAGGTCTCAGCTAAGGTGAGCCCAAGTCTGCGTGAGCATCCTGACCACAACACCTAGTGATATGCAGTAGGCGCGGTGCTCACAGCTGGTGATTTCCCGTGGAACTGGTGGTTCTGCTGCAACAGTTCCATGGTCGCTGAGGAGGATGAGTCGCTGCTCTGCTTGCTGCCGACTCCCCCTGCGCGGCTGGAGGGGGTCACCTCGGACTCCTCCCTGCCTGCCGTCTTCCCATACAGGGGGTAATGGAAACCTGGAAGACAGACGTCACACTGGGTCAGGAGGCGTCTATCTGCTGGACCCCCCTTCAGAAGAGCCGTTGCCTTATGACTGATTTcaccaaacacaaaatgaaattgtaaGCAAATGGACAGCTGTGGCTTACCTGGGTAATTGTGGATCAGTGTTGGGGACAGCCGTCGGTAGGATCCCCCGCTGCCCTCACACATGGCCAGATAGGGCTGATAGGAGGGATGCTGGTACTGCATGTAGGGCTGTGACGTCATGGGCGGAGAGACTGCCGCCCGGGCACTTTGCGACTCCTCTGACAGACCTTCCAATGACTCCTGGCTCTGCTCGTCCAGACCATCCAGTCTGTCCGACTCCTCCTCCGTGTCAATGACCGGCACATCATGGAGTCTGGCTTTTTTGCTGTCACAGCCTCCTGCTCGCTCTGACGTGGTCACCTTGGTTGGCTCCAGAGCAGCTGCCCATTCCTTCACCCTCTCTCCTTCACCCTCGTAGGGCTCCTCCTCGTGTTGACTCTGTAGCTCAGAGTACTTGCTGTGAGCAAGGCGGTGAGTCCATGCTGGGCTGTCTGAGGACTAGATTGATGAGGACAAGTGTTGGTGCTGAAGCTGAAGTGTTTCCCCTATACGTCTTTGGTAACAGTGGCGGGTGGGAGTCATTTTGAGGTCGTGTAAACAGCAGTCAATCTCATCCTCAGTCTTAAGTTATCATGCAAGTCAAGTCTGTTTTGGTGACACTCTTCCACTGCTGCTGAATGACCATAGAGGAAACACTGCTTGGATGAGCAGAGCCAAAGACACAGCGGCTGTCTGTGACTCTGCATTTGATGCTGATGAAGGATGACGGCGTTTCGGAAGCAGGCAGCCATTAGACGTGGGATGAGGATAGCATGTTGCCTCCACCTCGATGGTTTGCATCGTCACGCGTGTCATGAACACGATCAACTGCAAATCTGAAGCCGAGGtaaaagagagaaaacagcCTCGCGGCTGAGACTCATGCAGACGCTTCACAAAAGCAAGCGGCTCTGGAGCGAGCAACCCTCAACAGACCCATGGATGCATTTAGAAAAGGCATCAAATATACATTAGCTGCTGCTGTAAGTTTGCTTATCAAACAATGTGGAGACACTATTGGTGAGCAGAGCAACAGCACCACAGGACTGCATGACTGTTGTCACTAGCACCCATCAGTAGAGGTACACAATGAATCTCTTTGaaccacacaacaaagttaCTGAATCACACCAACACCATCGGCAGAGGCGGCGGCAGGttagagacagagggagaaactTACACTTGAAAAGGAAACGTTTGAGTCCAGatctgtctgtttgtttgagTTGTGGAGGGACGAAGACGAAGACGAGGAAGGTGATTTGATGTCATCGCAGTCTTTCACCGAAAGCTGCTGTTGGTCCACCATACCACCGTGGACCACCTTGACCCCCAGACCCTGTCCTCTATCCCGACCGTCATTCAGCTCCACGTAGGACAGGACCGGTTTGGAACAACACCCTCGCGTGCCCTCTGGGACCTTCCCTTGAATGGCTCCTCCATGTTTAACCTCATCAACATCTCTTCCACCCGCCCCTCTTTCCCCCCTCTGCTTTCCAGCGGGAATCTGGTCACAGCATTTCGGGGACATCAGAAGTTTCTGGTCCATGTACAATCCACGGGAGTACTGGCCATAGTACAGTGACTGAGCCAACGCAGTCTGGGTCTGACTCATGGCCAGCTGGAGTTGGGACTGAGGCGGACTGTCAGCTTTCTTCGAGTCTGTAAAGTCATGGGATGATCTGTCATTCTCCTTCATGTCTTCCTTTCTCTCTTTCCCTTTGCTGTCATGAGACGGGCTTTTATGGAACGTCTGCCTCTCCGGCTGCTGGTACCCCTGCATGTAGTAAGGCTCAAAGCCATGGTAGTATGGGGACTGGGCGTCTTTTGAGGACGGGACAACGATGGGTGGGGTTTTACCGGCGCTCCCATGGTTTGCACTCACCTCTGAAGAAACACAGGAGCCAGATTTGGATCTAATCCCATCCAAGCGACACTCTGACGGTAAACCATCCTCCCCTGCATCGGAAATATCCGAGTAGGCGGGGCTGTCGTTCTTACTGTCTGAGTTTGACGCACAGCTACCACTGACATCAAGCCGAGACGACGTGCCGATTGAAGGACTCGGTGCATTGTCGGTAAAGGTGTAGACTTTGTCAGCCTCGGCCCGGATACTGGCCATCCTGCTCTCTTGGCTCTCCGTGAGTCCATTCAAAACATCCTGTTTACTGAGGTGCTCCTTCAGCAGGCTTCCGGAAATCTCCTTGATTCCCATTTTAGTTCCGTTGCTACATTCCTCCAGTTTGACTCCACCGTCACCGTTTGAGGTCCGAAGTGAGGGATCCTTcatctgtt contains:
- the LOC128762414 gene encoding centrosomal protein of 120 kDa isoform X2 gives rise to the protein MASKTDQLLIVVSIVEGRNFPKNNSLSLVVQATFGVGQLSTDPVEHEEQPQINQDLAWEIDRRNLQQHRLQRTPIKLQCFAVNSVNKSREMVGYIVLDLRSAPEVQRDARWLPLLNCKYQRQKPALLVSLMLESGTNKPAKPSPTGFKAKKAPARQGAATVAGLLPERLEAVLVPDQGYHQVGPADHCRDMFVLSVTVICMNKLEQLISSKVKLSAEGPEFYFYYSLLGNDVTTEPFHNLLSPDFQPERASVRIRSSEQIVRLFLAHEPSLQIHLCCGNHSLGSADVALSALADLPLDNRAATMSQTFALRPTDFTEKLALPADLQPTVGLELTLRREDVSSQNPAAKAVGEAAPTSPVRTSVTLRPVEVAHRTSSPVAKPPDVAPVPPVSPPSIHTESEVESLLEEHRNPQGPADAPAAVTGASSVSVSAPKVSIPSSAHHYCFSLDLRSLSRFSLTHPVAATLRYFYQFFGSSAPVMTNPPVELRRNTEVFLPQSFCAFNFAVLPQQLEETFNRFPLMVELWERDSSVKDQVLGQASIRLHHLLGAEKTRHSTASGEQSWRRRLQECVPVLRDQEKVAELSFEATLDDLGLVKVKEVLVHDSSQNELAAAAPHRPAPPPPAPVVAPRDTPEYRAAMELELWKEEQKLLFEDEMKKKKLSSLQAQAEEWRRRDREREAVIKKKESEYDHMVERLEKTLADLEKRERQLERKEKQLAESESQAQRLQQQLQESSKRLQLDSDHRVALEREKAANWEARYKQLEKDFQAYKEQQNVRPEVRLQCDINLLTLEKVELERKLESTTKSKLHYKQQWGRALKELARFKQREQENAVTRLKRQQAELDNMRLQFLAAQEKNLVQVDRQELDNIKNQLERLQEKEKSGSAPLSGQGVPAPLGDPDRSLENRLSRLLEERDTLLRTGVYSQEDRIIAELDRHIREASTQRAALAADSR
- the LOC128762414 gene encoding centrosomal protein of 120 kDa isoform X1 codes for the protein MASKTDQLLIVVSIVEGRNFPKNNSLSLVVQATFGVGQLSTDPVEHEEQPQINQDLAWEIDRRNLQQHRLQRTPIKLQCFAVNSVNKSREMVGYIVLDLRSAPEVQRDARWLPLLNCKYQRQKPALLVSLMLESGTNKPAKPSPTGFKAKKAPARQGAATVAGLLPERLEAVLVPDQGYHQVGPADHCRDMFVLSVTVICMNKLEQLISSKVKLSAEGPEFYFYYSLLGNDVTTEPFHNLLSPDFQPERASVRIRSSEQIVRLFLAHEPSLQIHLCCGNHSLGSADVALSALADLPLDNRAATMSQTFALRPTDFTEKLALPADLQPTVGLELTLRREDVSSQNPAAKAVGEAAPTSPVRTSVTLRPVEVAHRTSSPVAKPPDVAPVPPVSPPSIHTESEVESLLEEHRNPQGPADTDAPAAVTGASSVSVSAPKVSIPSSAHHYCFSLDLRSLSRFSLTHPVAATLRYFYQFFGSSAPVMTNPPVELRRNTEVFLPQSFCAFNFAVLPQQLEETFNRFPLMVELWERDSSVKDQVLGQASIRLHHLLGAEKTRHSTASGEQSWRRRLQECVPVLRDQEKVAELSFEATLDDLGLVKVKEVLVHDSSQNELAAAAPHRPAPPPPAPVVAPRDTPEYRAAMELELWKEEQKLLFEDEMKKKKLSSLQAQAEEWRRRDREREAVIKKKESEYDHMVERLEKTLADLEKRERQLERKEKQLAESESQAQRLQQQLQESSKRLQLDSDHRVALEREKAANWEARYKQLEKDFQAYKEQQNVRPEVRLQCDINLLTLEKVELERKLESTTKSKLHYKQQWGRALKELARFKQREQENAVTRLKRQQAELDNMRLQFLAAQEKNLVQVDRQELDNIKNQLERLQEKEKSGSAPLSGQGVPAPLGDPDRSLENRLSRLLEERDTLLRTGVYSQEDRIIAELDRHIREASTQRAALAADSR